In Mycetocola zhujimingii, one DNA window encodes the following:
- the uvrA gene encoding excinuclease ABC subunit UvrA, with protein MSISKVNSTSKLSVRGARVHNLRNVDLDIPRDSLVVFTGLSGSGKSSLAFDTIFAEGQRRYVESLSAYARQFLGQVDRPDVDFIEGLSPAVSIDQKSTNRNPRSTVGTITEVYDYMRLLWARVGVPHCPQCGEPIQRQTVQQIADQLMELETGTRYMVMSPVVSQKKGEFVDLFKELAASGYARAVVDGEQVQLSEPPTLKKSYKHDISVVVDRLVAGPDALSRLTDSLETALRLTDGLVEIKLVDEEGPDAVRTFSEKLSCPNNHPIQLTEIEPRTFSFNAPFGACPECSGLGTRMSVDADLLIGDPSLSIDEGVIIPWTTQGKGLYQYYEKLLDGLSRDLDFSLRTPWADLPKKVQEAVLRGENFKVKVKWKNRYGREVSYTSGFEGVMPYIERQYAQAETDVQRARWGEYLREIPCPVCNGQRLKPEVLSVLIHGTNIAEVAELSLTDARAFMDQMELTARESAIAAQVLREIKLRLDFLIQVGLNYLNLSRTAGSLSGGEAQRIRLATQIGSGLTGVLYVLDEPSIGLHQRDNRRLIETLVTLRDLGNTLIVVEHDEDTIRTADWVVDIGPGAGVNGGRVVHSGSYEDLLENPESLTGDYLAGRREIPIPETRRPVDPERLISVVGAEANNLRKVNVDFPLGTFTAVTGVSGSGKSSLVNDILYRVLANKLNGARKVPGKHTRVTGLDQLDKVIHVDQAPIGRTPRSNPATYTGVFDRIRTLFSETTEAKARGYLPGRFSFNVKGGRCEACSGDGTIKIEMNFLPDVYVACEVCGGARYNRETLSVHYKGKNIAEVLDMPIAEAAEFFEAITSIHRFLKTLVEVGLGYVRLGQSATTLSGGEAQRVKLATELQKRTNGRSIYVLDEPTTGLHFEDVRKLLLVLNSLVDKGNTVIVIEHNLDVIKSADWIIDIGPEGGAGGGRVLATGTPEKIAKVKKSHTGFYLNEVLEAEQVQARKAG; from the coding sequence GTGTCGATATCGAAGGTAAATTCAACGTCAAAACTCAGCGTGCGAGGCGCACGCGTCCACAACCTGCGCAACGTGGATCTTGACATCCCGCGCGATTCTCTCGTGGTATTCACCGGCCTCTCCGGCTCGGGCAAGTCGTCGCTCGCATTCGACACGATCTTTGCCGAGGGCCAGCGGAGATACGTCGAGTCGCTCTCGGCGTACGCGCGTCAGTTCCTCGGCCAGGTAGATCGACCCGACGTCGATTTCATCGAGGGCCTGAGCCCCGCCGTGTCGATCGACCAGAAGTCTACGAACCGCAACCCGCGCTCGACCGTCGGCACGATCACCGAGGTCTACGACTACATGCGCCTCCTGTGGGCGCGAGTCGGAGTTCCGCACTGCCCCCAGTGTGGCGAGCCGATCCAACGGCAGACCGTTCAGCAGATCGCCGACCAGCTCATGGAGCTCGAGACCGGCACGCGTTACATGGTGATGAGCCCCGTGGTCTCGCAGAAGAAGGGCGAGTTCGTCGACCTCTTCAAGGAACTGGCAGCGAGCGGCTACGCCCGCGCCGTCGTCGACGGCGAGCAGGTTCAGCTCTCGGAGCCCCCAACACTCAAGAAGTCGTACAAGCACGACATCTCGGTCGTCGTCGACCGTCTCGTCGCCGGCCCTGACGCCCTCAGCCGACTGACCGATTCGCTCGAGACCGCGCTGCGCCTCACCGACGGGCTCGTAGAGATCAAGCTCGTCGACGAAGAAGGACCAGACGCGGTTCGCACCTTCAGCGAGAAGCTGTCGTGCCCGAACAACCACCCGATCCAGCTCACCGAGATCGAGCCGCGCACGTTCAGCTTCAACGCTCCGTTCGGAGCATGCCCCGAGTGCTCCGGCCTCGGCACTCGGATGTCCGTCGACGCCGACCTCCTCATCGGCGACCCGAGCCTCAGCATCGACGAGGGTGTCATCATCCCGTGGACCACGCAGGGCAAGGGCCTTTACCAGTACTACGAGAAGCTGCTCGACGGGCTTTCCCGCGACCTCGATTTCTCCCTGCGGACGCCATGGGCTGACCTTCCGAAGAAGGTCCAGGAGGCTGTCCTCCGCGGCGAGAACTTCAAGGTCAAGGTCAAGTGGAAGAACCGTTACGGCCGCGAGGTCAGTTACACCTCGGGCTTCGAAGGGGTGATGCCGTACATCGAGCGCCAGTACGCCCAGGCCGAAACCGATGTGCAGCGCGCCAGGTGGGGCGAGTACCTCCGGGAGATTCCGTGCCCCGTGTGCAACGGCCAGCGCCTCAAGCCCGAAGTCCTCTCCGTCCTCATCCACGGCACCAACATCGCTGAGGTCGCCGAGCTCAGCCTCACCGATGCCCGCGCCTTCATGGACCAGATGGAACTGACCGCCCGCGAGTCCGCGATCGCGGCCCAGGTGCTGCGCGAGATCAAACTGCGGCTGGACTTTTTGATTCAGGTCGGCCTCAACTACCTCAACCTGTCACGAACCGCCGGATCACTCTCCGGCGGCGAAGCACAGCGCATCCGTCTTGCCACCCAAATCGGATCCGGCCTCACCGGTGTGCTGTACGTTCTCGACGAACCGAGCATCGGTCTGCACCAGCGTGACAACCGCCGGCTGATCGAGACGCTCGTCACCCTCCGCGACCTCGGAAACACGCTCATCGTTGTCGAACACGACGAAGACACGATCCGCACGGCTGACTGGGTCGTCGACATCGGACCAGGTGCCGGCGTCAACGGCGGTCGCGTCGTCCACTCCGGGTCGTACGAAGACCTGCTCGAGAACCCCGAATCGCTGACCGGTGACTACCTCGCCGGACGCCGCGAGATCCCGATTCCCGAGACGAGGCGCCCGGTCGACCCCGAGCGGCTTATCTCGGTCGTCGGTGCAGAGGCGAACAACCTCCGCAAGGTCAACGTCGATTTCCCGCTCGGCACCTTCACGGCGGTCACCGGCGTGAGCGGCTCCGGCAAATCGTCCCTCGTCAACGACATCCTGTACCGGGTTCTCGCGAACAAACTCAACGGTGCACGCAAGGTACCCGGGAAGCACACGCGCGTCACGGGGCTCGACCAGCTCGACAAGGTGATCCACGTCGACCAGGCGCCGATCGGTCGCACACCGCGGTCCAACCCGGCGACCTACACCGGCGTGTTCGATCGCATCCGCACCCTGTTCTCCGAAACCACCGAGGCGAAGGCGCGCGGCTACCTGCCCGGCCGGTTCAGCTTCAACGTCAAGGGCGGCCGCTGCGAGGCGTGCTCCGGTGACGGCACGATCAAGATCGAGATGAACTTCCTGCCCGATGTTTACGTCGCCTGTGAGGTCTGCGGGGGAGCGCGGTACAACCGCGAAACCCTGTCGGTGCACTACAAGGGCAAGAACATCGCCGAGGTACTCGACATGCCGATCGCGGAGGCCGCTGAGTTCTTCGAGGCCATCACCTCGATCCACCGTTTCCTCAAGACCCTCGTCGAGGTCGGACTCGGCTACGTCCGGCTCGGCCAGAGCGCGACGACGCTGTCCGGTGGAGAAGCGCAGCGCGTGAAGCTGGCGACCGAGCTGCAGAAACGCACAAACGGCAGGAGCATCTACGTCCTCGACGAGCCAACGACAGGCTTGCACTTCGAAGACGTGCGGAAGCTCCTCCTCGTACTGAACAGCCTCGTCGACAAGGGCAACACCGTCATCGTCATCGAGCACAACCTCGACGTGATCAAGTCTGCCGACTGGATCATCGACATCGGCCCCGAGGGTGGCGCCGGCGGCGGGCGTGTGCTCGCGACAGGCACCCCCGAGAAGATCGCGAAGGTCAAGAAGAGCCACACGGGGTTCTACCTCAACGAAGTACTCGAGGCCGAACAGGTTCAGGCGCGTAAGGCCGGATAG
- a CDS encoding protein-L-isoaspartate(D-aspartate) O-methyltransferase has protein sequence MDDFRQRRERMVAEQLQARGIRDSRVLDAMRRVPREAFVRERAEASAYEDHPLPIDAGQTISQPYIVALTLEAAELGENDTVLDVGTGSGYAAAVAAELAHSVVSIERHAELAESAAAVLGRLGYDNVTVVVGDGTNGYPPAAPYDAIVAAAAAPEIPSPWADQLADGGRIIMPIGEPRFGQMLTRAIRGHDGRLQLEQLCAVTFVPLIGDHGVHEHPTEEE, from the coding sequence ATGGACGACTTTCGTCAGCGCCGCGAACGTATGGTGGCCGAGCAACTTCAGGCTCGGGGTATTCGCGACTCACGGGTGCTCGATGCCATGCGCCGGGTCCCGCGGGAGGCGTTCGTGCGGGAGCGGGCAGAGGCCAGCGCATACGAAGACCACCCACTGCCGATCGATGCCGGGCAGACGATCTCCCAGCCGTACATCGTCGCTCTCACCCTCGAGGCCGCCGAACTCGGTGAGAATGACACGGTGCTCGACGTCGGGACGGGGTCTGGCTACGCCGCAGCCGTCGCCGCCGAGCTGGCGCACAGCGTCGTGTCGATCGAGCGCCACGCGGAACTCGCCGAGTCCGCCGCCGCCGTCCTTGGTCGGTTGGGCTATGACAACGTGACGGTCGTCGTCGGCGACGGGACAAACGGGTATCCGCCTGCCGCTCCGTACGACGCGATCGTCGCCGCTGCCGCTGCTCCGGAGATTCCCTCCCCGTGGGCAGACCAGCTTGCCGATGGCGGACGAATCATCATGCCCATCGGCGAGCCGCGCTTCGGCCAGATGCTTACCAGGGCCATACGGGGGCATGACGGCCGGCTCCAGCTGGAGCAACTCTGTGCGGTCACCTTCGTGCCGCTCATCGGTGATCACGGGGTCCACGAGCATCCCACGGAAGAGGAGTGA
- the uvrB gene encoding excinuclease ABC subunit UvrB — translation MAKTRAVHPFEVVSEYTPSGDQPKAIAELSARINAGETDVVLLGATGTGKSATTAWLVEAVQRPTLVLAHNKTLAAQLANEFRELMPNNAVEYFVSYYDYYQPEAYVPQTDTFIEKDSSVNAEVERLRHSTTNSLLSRRDVIVVSTVSCIYGLGTPEQYLDAMMALQVGMRVDRDWLIRKFISMQYNRNDVDFSRGNFRVRGDTIEIIPVYEELAIRIEMFGDEVEGLYSLHPLTGDVVKKLDNVSIFPGSHYVASTDVMQRAIVSIQEELEVRLAELERQGKLLEAQRLRMRTNFDLEMMQQIGFCSGIENYSRHMEGRAPGEAPHCLIDYFPDDFLVVIDESHVTVPQIGAMYEGDSSRKRTLVEHGFRLPSALDNRPLKWNEFKDRVGQTVYLSATPGRYEMGIADGIVEQIIRPTGLVDPQIIVKPSQGQIDDLLEEIRIRAARDERVLVTTLTKKMAEELTDFLTEAGVRVRYLHSDVDTLRRVELLSELRAGIYDVLVGINLLREGLDLPEVSLVAILDADKEGFLRSSTSLIQTIGRAARNVSGEVHMYADVLTDSMKRAIEETTRRRETQVAYNLEHGIDPTPLRKRIADITEVLAREGADTAQMLAGRDSKKKKSPTPNLRREGIAAEGADQLESIIADLNDQMLTAAAELKFELAARLRDELSDLKRDLRQMEKAGHL, via the coding sequence ATGGCAAAAACCCGCGCTGTTCACCCCTTCGAAGTCGTCAGTGAGTACACGCCATCGGGCGACCAGCCCAAAGCGATAGCCGAACTGAGCGCTCGGATCAACGCGGGTGAGACCGATGTCGTGCTCCTCGGTGCGACAGGAACCGGTAAGTCTGCAACCACCGCGTGGCTCGTCGAGGCGGTGCAGCGGCCGACCCTCGTCCTCGCTCACAACAAGACCCTCGCCGCGCAGCTCGCCAATGAGTTTCGCGAGCTCATGCCCAACAACGCCGTCGAGTACTTTGTCTCGTACTACGACTATTACCAGCCAGAGGCCTACGTTCCGCAGACCGATACGTTCATCGAAAAAGACTCATCGGTCAACGCAGAGGTCGAGCGGCTGAGGCACTCGACGACGAACTCACTCCTGAGCAGGCGGGACGTCATTGTGGTTTCCACGGTGTCGTGCATTTACGGCCTGGGCACACCCGAGCAGTACCTTGACGCCATGATGGCGCTGCAGGTCGGCATGCGCGTCGACCGCGACTGGCTGATTCGCAAATTCATCTCAATGCAGTACAACCGCAATGACGTCGACTTCTCGCGCGGCAATTTCCGTGTCCGCGGCGACACCATCGAGATCATCCCCGTGTACGAAGAACTCGCGATCCGGATCGAGATGTTCGGAGACGAGGTCGAGGGTCTTTACTCCCTCCACCCGCTCACCGGAGACGTGGTCAAAAAGCTCGACAACGTGTCGATCTTCCCCGGCTCCCACTATGTCGCGAGTACCGACGTGATGCAGCGTGCCATCGTCAGCATCCAGGAAGAACTGGAAGTGCGCCTCGCAGAGCTCGAGCGCCAGGGCAAACTCCTCGAGGCTCAGCGGCTGCGCATGCGCACCAACTTCGACCTTGAAATGATGCAGCAGATCGGGTTCTGTTCCGGGATCGAGAACTACTCACGGCACATGGAGGGGCGTGCGCCCGGCGAGGCCCCGCACTGCCTGATCGATTACTTCCCCGACGACTTCCTCGTCGTGATCGACGAGTCACACGTGACGGTGCCGCAGATCGGCGCCATGTATGAAGGTGACTCGTCGCGCAAGCGCACCCTGGTCGAGCACGGCTTCCGGTTGCCGAGCGCCCTCGACAACCGCCCGCTGAAGTGGAATGAGTTCAAAGACCGAGTCGGGCAGACCGTGTACCTCTCGGCAACCCCCGGGCGATACGAAATGGGCATCGCCGACGGAATCGTCGAGCAGATCATCAGGCCGACCGGTCTCGTCGATCCCCAGATCATCGTCAAGCCGTCCCAAGGACAGATCGACGACCTCCTCGAAGAGATCCGGATTCGCGCCGCTCGCGACGAGCGCGTCCTCGTCACAACACTGACGAAGAAGATGGCCGAAGAGCTGACCGACTTCCTCACAGAAGCGGGAGTCAGGGTCCGTTACCTGCACTCCGACGTCGACACGCTGCGTCGGGTGGAGCTGCTGAGCGAGTTGCGAGCGGGCATCTACGACGTGCTCGTCGGCATCAACCTGCTCCGTGAAGGACTCGACCTGCCCGAGGTCTCGCTCGTTGCCATCCTCGACGCAGACAAAGAAGGATTCCTGCGGTCATCCACCTCCCTCATCCAGACCATTGGCCGTGCGGCTCGAAACGTCTCCGGTGAGGTTCACATGTACGCGGACGTCCTCACCGACTCGATGAAGCGCGCGATCGAGGAGACGACGAGGCGCCGCGAGACGCAGGTCGCGTACAACCTCGAACACGGCATCGACCCGACACCGCTTCGCAAGCGAATCGCCGACATCACTGAGGTGCTCGCGAGGGAAGGCGCAGACACCGCGCAGATGCTTGCCGGTCGCGACTCGAAGAAGAAAAAGAGCCCGACGCCCAACCTCAGGCGCGAGGGGATCGCGGCAGAGGGAGCCGATCAGCTGGAGTCGATCATCGCCGATCTCAACGATCAGATGCTCACGGCAGCGGCGGAGCTCAAGTTCGAGCTCGCGGCGCGGCTCCGTGATGAGCTCTCCGATCTCAAGCGCGACCTCCGCCAGATGGAGAAGGCCGGCCACCTCTAG
- the coaE gene encoding dephospho-CoA kinase, translated as MYLIGLTGGIGSGKSTIARRLAERGAVHIDADQLAREAVEPGTPALEAITASFGDEVLTDDGRLDRAALGAIVFSDPAALATLNGIVHPAVRRLTKDRISHAANANPDAIVVYDVPLLAEANLPHSYDLIVVAQARAETRTERLISLRGMTREEAERRIAAQASDEERLALADVVIDTDGALDETLAQVDDLWASLSAKSREGRGASDVSGGA; from the coding sequence GTGTATCTCATCGGTCTCACCGGCGGCATCGGCTCCGGAAAGTCAACGATCGCCCGACGTCTCGCCGAACGCGGTGCCGTCCACATCGACGCTGACCAGCTCGCGCGAGAAGCCGTCGAACCGGGCACCCCGGCGCTCGAGGCGATCACGGCATCCTTCGGCGATGAGGTCCTGACGGATGATGGCCGGCTCGACCGCGCAGCCCTCGGAGCGATTGTGTTCTCCGATCCCGCCGCCCTCGCTACCCTGAACGGCATCGTCCACCCGGCGGTCCGGCGCCTGACGAAGGACCGTATCTCGCACGCCGCGAACGCAAACCCCGACGCCATCGTCGTCTACGACGTCCCCCTCCTGGCCGAGGCGAACCTGCCGCATTCCTACGACCTCATCGTGGTTGCCCAGGCACGTGCCGAGACCAGGACCGAACGGCTCATCTCTCTCAGGGGGATGACTCGGGAGGAAGCCGAGCGGCGGATCGCTGCGCAGGCGAGCGACGAGGAGAGACTCGCTCTCGCCGACGTGGTGATCGACACCGACGGGGCGCTCGACGAAACCCTCGCGCAGGTCGACGACCTGTGGGCTTCGCTCTCGGCAAAATCGCGGGAGGGCCGTGGGGCCTCCGATGTCAGTGGCGGTGCCTAG